DNA sequence from the Bordetella genomosp. 9 genome:
TACCCGCGAAGAACTCGCGCGCAAGATCCGGCACGTGCTGGCCAACCATAAGCAGCGCCGCGGCGCCTAGGCCGAGCAGGGCAGGATGGCAGTGACGGGCGCGGGCCAGTCGGAACGCATCGCCCAGTCGCGCATGGCGGCGACGTCGGTCGCCATGTAGCGGTCCTGGTCCAGGAAGGCCACGCGTTCGCGGATGGCGGCGAATTCAGCCTCGATGCCAGGGGTGCTCCTGGGGCCGCGCCGCAATTCCATGCCTTGCGCGGCGGCCATGGCTTCGATGCCGACCACCACGGCCGTGTTCTCGACCATGTCGGCCAGCCGCCGGCCGGCAAAGGTGGCCATGGACACGTGGTCTTCCTGGTTGGCCGAGGTCGGCAGGCTGTCCACGCTGGCCGGGTGCGCCAGGGATTTGTTTTCGGAAGCCAGCGCCGCCGCCGTCACCTGGGCGATCATGAACCCGGAATTCACGCCGCCGTCGCGCACCAGGAAGGGCGGCAGTTGCGACAGGCCCGAGTCCAGCAGCAGCGCCATGCGGCGCTCCGAGATGGCGCCGACTTCGCTGACCGCCAACGCAATGATGTCCGACGCGAAGGCGACTGGCTCGGCGTGGAAGTTGCCGCCGGAGATCACCTCGCCGCTGTCGCTGAATACCAGCGGGTTGTCCGACGCCGCATTGGCTTCGATCTCCAGCACCCTGGCCGCGTGCGCCAGGTTGTCCAGGCAGGCGCCCATGACCTGCGGCATGCAGCGGATGGAATAGGGATCCTGCACACGGCCGCAGTTGGCATGGGAAGCGACGATGCCGCTGCCCTGCAACAGTGCCTGCAAGGCCGCCGCCACCGCGATCTGGCCGGCCTGCCCGCGCGCCTGATGGATGCGCGGATCGAACGGCTTGATCGAGCCCTGTATGGCTTCCAGCGACAGGGCGCCGGCCAGGAGTCCCGCCGCGAAGACGTTTTCGGCGCCGAACAGGCCGGACAGCCCCAGCGCGGTGGATACCTGCGTGCCATTGAGCAGGGCCAGGCCTTCCTTGGGGCCGAGCACGAAGGGCGCCAGGCCCAGCGTCGCCAGCGCCTGCGCGCCGCTCATCACGGCGCCGTCCGGGCCGGTGGCCGTGCCTTCGCCGATCAGCACGCAGGCCAGGTGGGCCAGGGGCGCCAGGTCGCCGGATGCGCCGACGGATCCCTTGGCGGGGATCACGGGCAGGATGCCGGCATTGAACAAGGCGAGCAGCGCCTCGGCCAATTCGGGCCGCACGCCGGAATGCCCGCGCGCCAGGCTGATCGCCTTGGTCGCCAGCACCAGGCGCGTCACGCCGGCCGACAACGGACTGCCCGTGCCCACGCTGTGCGACAGCACCAGGTTGCGTTGCAGCTCGGCCAGGCGGGCGGGTTCGATGACCGTCTGCGCCAGCTTGCCGAAGCCGGTATTGATGCCGTAGACCACGGCGCCGGAGTCGACGATATGGCGTACGGCGTCGAACGATGCCTGCATTTCCTGCCGCGTGGCGGGGTCGAGCCGCAAGGTCACGCCGCCGGCATGGATGCGCCGCAGGGTGGGCAGGTCGACCTGGCCGGGGGACATCACCAGGGTATCGTTGTCCATGATGGAATTCCTCATCAAAAAAGGCCCGCTGATGCGGGCAATGTGCCCGCATCGGGGCGCAGGCGGGCCTAGGTTTCGCCCCAGCGCCGCACCGCGCCGGTTTCGATGCCGAACAGATCCAGCGCCCGGCCCACCGTATGATCGATCATGTCGTCGAGCGATTGGGGCCTGGCGTAGAAAGCGGGCACCGGCGGCGCCACGATGGCGCCCATCTCGGTCACCTGCGCCATGCTGCGCAGATGGCCGAGG
Encoded proteins:
- the hutH gene encoding histidine ammonia-lyase — translated: MDNDTLVMSPGQVDLPTLRRIHAGGVTLRLDPATRQEMQASFDAVRHIVDSGAVVYGINTGFGKLAQTVIEPARLAELQRNLVLSHSVGTGSPLSAGVTRLVLATKAISLARGHSGVRPELAEALLALFNAGILPVIPAKGSVGASGDLAPLAHLACVLIGEGTATGPDGAVMSGAQALATLGLAPFVLGPKEGLALLNGTQVSTALGLSGLFGAENVFAAGLLAGALSLEAIQGSIKPFDPRIHQARGQAGQIAVAAALQALLQGSGIVASHANCGRVQDPYSIRCMPQVMGACLDNLAHAARVLEIEANAASDNPLVFSDSGEVISGGNFHAEPVAFASDIIALAVSEVGAISERRMALLLDSGLSQLPPFLVRDGGVNSGFMIAQVTAAALASENKSLAHPASVDSLPTSANQEDHVSMATFAGRRLADMVENTAVVVGIEAMAAAQGMELRRGPRSTPGIEAEFAAIRERVAFLDQDRYMATDVAAMRDWAMRSDWPAPVTAILPCSA